The Oncorhynchus tshawytscha isolate Ot180627B linkage group LG18, Otsh_v2.0, whole genome shotgun sequence genome has a window encoding:
- the LOC112217538 gene encoding TGF-beta-activated kinase 1 and MAP3K7-binding protein 2 isoform X3, translating to MAQGSHQIDIRVLHDLRQKFPEVPEGVVSQCVLQNDNNLDACCEYLSQVSPGYLYSEGGNLSNNDDPSFIRLRNHMTQLNLGLQSQFQNVHAAPGRDGLRMNGSRTLSHSLSDGPLQTGQTPNSDFFQQEPQSAPVQAPSSLNVFAVMEPTRKPQPPQHLGLYQLGGKGQSMGHHGQQTPRFNPITVTLAPNIQTGRNTPTSLHIHGGPHTQSGLSSPQGNSIYIRPYVTQPGGTTRQSQQQQAGRAQYSPTSQPQQQIYQISHPTSLPGSRTGPSCQQHQHGSSHTSQHQSQGHQTSHVYMPISSPTNPQAPSILQAPSGGQASSSGASSSVMPSGMSSFSQYNIQNISTGPRKNQIEIKLESPQRSNSTTTTLRTSSSPRSNSSTSSSCPSSSSSVGAAPGTTTTPLSIGGPGLSRSQPTVYISASPPTAATTTPSDEAVMVPTGSRSQPKFYITANNDDGGGRNPPTVYISAQPPPHGSQGARNMGGQVSMGPAYIHHHPPKSRASMGGAGTATSPRVVVTQPNTKYTFKITVSPNKPPAVSPGVVSPTFEATNLLSLPSDHHFVEPEPHHLSDPLSAYRERPSEPRRLSMGSDDAAYTQALLVHQKARMDRLWHELELKKRTLEKLKEEVNEMENDLTRRRLERSNSQSQIPSIEEMQQLRCKNRILQIDIDLLTKEIDLQTRGPVPPKPKGTLRVEPEGQGTDGRIFNVTSTLTMEPSSAPPPPAALPLESDQEEDEGTQWSCTACTFLNHPALNRCEQCEFPRHF from the exons ATGGCCCAGGGAAGCCACCAGATTGACATCCGGGTTTTGCACGACCTGCGCCAGAAGTTCCCTGAAGTTCCAGAGGGTGTTGTTtcccagtgtgttctgcag AACGACAACAATTTGGACGCCTGTTGTGAGTACCTGTCTCAGGTGAGCCCGGGGTACTTGTACAGCGAAGGAGGAAACCTCAGCAACAACGACGACCCCAGCTTCATCAGGCTCCGCAATCACATGACCCAGCTGAACCTGGGCCTGCAGTCTCAGTTTCAAAATGTGCATGCGGCCCCGGGACGGGACGGCCTGAGGATGAACGGCAGCAGGACTCTGTCCCACAGCCTGAGTGACGGGCCCCTCCAGACAGGACAGACCCCCAACAGTGACTTCTTCCAGCAGGAGCCCCAGTCAGCCCCTGTGCAGGCACCCTCCAGCCTCAATGTGTTTGCCGTGATGGAGCCCACACGCAAGCCCCAGCCGCCCCAGCACCTGGGACTCTACCAGCTGGGGGGCAAAGGGCAGTCCATGGGCCATCATGGCCAGCAGACGCCCCGCTTCAACCCCATCACCGTCACCCTGGCCCCCAACATCCAGACGGGACGTAACACCCCCACCTCTTTGCACATACACGGCGGGCCCCATACACAGTCTGGACTGAGCAGTCCACAGGGTAACTCTATCTACATCAGGCCTTATGTGACCCAGCCCGGCGGTACGACCCGGCAAAGCCAGCAGCAGCAGGCTGGCAGGGCCCAGTATAGCCCCACCTCCCAGCCCCAGCAGCAGATCTATCAGATCTCCCATCCCACCTCACTGCCTGGCTCCCGGACAGGCCCTTCCTGCCAGCAGCACCAGCACGGCTCCTCACATACCTCACAGCACCAGTCACAGGGCCACCAGACCTCCCATGTCTACATGCCCATCAGCTCCCCTACCAACCCACAGGCCCCCTCTATACTCCAGGCCCCCTCTGGAGGTCAGGCCTCCTCCTCTGGTGCCTCGTCCTCGGTCATGCCCTCTGGCATGTCCTCCTTCAGCCAGTACAACATCCAGAACATCTCCACCGGACCGCGCAAGAACCAGATAGAGATCAAACTTGAATCTCCTCAGAGGAGCAACTCCACCACGACCACACTGCGCACCAGCAGCAGCCCCCGCTCcaactcctccacctcctcctcctgcccgtcatcctcctcctctgtcgGGGCAGCCCCTGGCACCACCACTACCCCCCTGTCCATCGGAGGCCCGGGCCTAAGCCGCAGCCAGCCCACTGTTTACATCTCTGCCAGCCCGCCCACCGCTGCTACTACCACCCCCTCTGACGAGGCCGTCATGGTCCCAACCGGCTCTCGCTCCCAGCCCAAGTTTTACATTACTGCTAATAACGATGACGGTGGAGGCAGAAATCCTCCAACCGTCTACATCTCTGCTCAACCTCCTCCGCACGGGTCGCAGGGGGCCCGGAATATGGGGGGCCAGGTGAGCATGGGCCCCGCCTAcatccaccaccacccacccaagTCCCGCGCGTCTATGGGAGGGGCAGGCACAGCCACCTCACCCAGGGTGGTGGTCACCCAGCCCAACACCAAGTACACTTTCAAAATCACAGTGTCCCCCAACAAGCCCCCAGCAGTGTCCCCTGGCGTCGTTTCCCCTACCTTTGAGGCCACCAACCTCCTCAGCCTCCCGTCAGACCACCATTTTGTGGAGCCAGAGCCCCATCATCTCTCAGACCCTCTGTCTGCATACAGGGAGAGGCCCAGCGAGCCACGCAGACTCAGCATGGGTTCAGATGACGCTGCATACACACAAG CCCTGTTGGTTCACCAGAAGGCCCGTATGGACCGGCTGTGGCATGAGCTGGAGTTAAAAAAGAGGACGCTGGAGAAGCTAAAAGAGGAGGTCAACGAGATGGAGAATGACCTGACTAGGAGACGGCTAGAACGATCCAACTCCCAGTCCCAAATCCCCTCG ATTGAGGAAATGCAGCAGTTACGATGCAAAAACAGGATACTGCAGATTGACATCGACCTTTTAACCAAAGAAATCGATCTTCAAACAAGAG GTCCCGTCCCACCCAAACCCAAAGGTACTTTACGTGTTG AGCCAGAGGGTCAGGGGACAGACGGAAGAATATTTAATGTCACCTCCACGCTAACCATGGAGCCCTCTtctgcccctcctcctcccgCTGCTCTCCCCCTGG AGTCAGACCAGGAGGAAGACGAGGGTACGCAGTGGAGCTGCACTGCCTGCACCTTCCTCAACCACCCCGCCCTCAACCGCTGTGAACAGTGCGAGTTCCCACGGCACTTCTGA
- the LOC112217538 gene encoding TGF-beta-activated kinase 1 and MAP3K7-binding protein 2 isoform X7: protein MAQGSHQIDIRVLHDLRQKFPEVPEGVVSQCVLQNDNNLDACCEYLSQVSPGYLYSEGGNLSNNDDPSFIRLRNHMTQLNLGLQSQFQNVHAAPGRDGLRMNGSRTLSHSLSDGPLQTGQTPNSDFFQQEPQSAPVQAPSSLNVFAVMEPTRKPQPPQHLGLYQLGGKGQSMGHHGQQTPRFNPITVTLAPNIQTGRNTPTSLHIHGGPHTQSGLSSPQGNSIYIRPYVTQPGGTTRQSQQQQAGRAQYSPTSQPQQQIYQISHPTSLPGSRTGPSCQQHQHGSSHTSQHQSQGHQTSHVYMPISSPTNPQAPSILQAPSGGQASSSGASSSVMPSGMSSFSQYNIQNISTGPRKNQIEIKLESPQRSNSTTTTLRTSSSPRSNSSTSSSCPSSSSSVGAAPGTTTTPLSIGGPGLSRSQPTVYISASPPTAATTTPSDEAVMVPTGSRSQPKFYITANNDDGGGRNPPTVYISAQPPPHGSQGARNMGGQVSMGPAYIHHHPPKSRASMGGAGTATSPRVVVTQPNTKYTFKITVSPNKPPAVSPGVVSPTFEATNLLSLPSDHHFVEPEPHHLSDPLSAYRERPSEPRRLSMGSDDAAYTQALLVHQKARMDRLWHELELKKRTLEKLKEEVNEMENDLTRRRLERSNSQSQIPSIEEMQQLRCKNRILQIDIDLLTKEIDLQTRGPVPPKPKGTLRVESDQEEDEGTQWSCTACTFLNHPALNRCEQCEFPRHF, encoded by the exons ATGGCCCAGGGAAGCCACCAGATTGACATCCGGGTTTTGCACGACCTGCGCCAGAAGTTCCCTGAAGTTCCAGAGGGTGTTGTTtcccagtgtgttctgcag AACGACAACAATTTGGACGCCTGTTGTGAGTACCTGTCTCAGGTGAGCCCGGGGTACTTGTACAGCGAAGGAGGAAACCTCAGCAACAACGACGACCCCAGCTTCATCAGGCTCCGCAATCACATGACCCAGCTGAACCTGGGCCTGCAGTCTCAGTTTCAAAATGTGCATGCGGCCCCGGGACGGGACGGCCTGAGGATGAACGGCAGCAGGACTCTGTCCCACAGCCTGAGTGACGGGCCCCTCCAGACAGGACAGACCCCCAACAGTGACTTCTTCCAGCAGGAGCCCCAGTCAGCCCCTGTGCAGGCACCCTCCAGCCTCAATGTGTTTGCCGTGATGGAGCCCACACGCAAGCCCCAGCCGCCCCAGCACCTGGGACTCTACCAGCTGGGGGGCAAAGGGCAGTCCATGGGCCATCATGGCCAGCAGACGCCCCGCTTCAACCCCATCACCGTCACCCTGGCCCCCAACATCCAGACGGGACGTAACACCCCCACCTCTTTGCACATACACGGCGGGCCCCATACACAGTCTGGACTGAGCAGTCCACAGGGTAACTCTATCTACATCAGGCCTTATGTGACCCAGCCCGGCGGTACGACCCGGCAAAGCCAGCAGCAGCAGGCTGGCAGGGCCCAGTATAGCCCCACCTCCCAGCCCCAGCAGCAGATCTATCAGATCTCCCATCCCACCTCACTGCCTGGCTCCCGGACAGGCCCTTCCTGCCAGCAGCACCAGCACGGCTCCTCACATACCTCACAGCACCAGTCACAGGGCCACCAGACCTCCCATGTCTACATGCCCATCAGCTCCCCTACCAACCCACAGGCCCCCTCTATACTCCAGGCCCCCTCTGGAGGTCAGGCCTCCTCCTCTGGTGCCTCGTCCTCGGTCATGCCCTCTGGCATGTCCTCCTTCAGCCAGTACAACATCCAGAACATCTCCACCGGACCGCGCAAGAACCAGATAGAGATCAAACTTGAATCTCCTCAGAGGAGCAACTCCACCACGACCACACTGCGCACCAGCAGCAGCCCCCGCTCcaactcctccacctcctcctcctgcccgtcatcctcctcctctgtcgGGGCAGCCCCTGGCACCACCACTACCCCCCTGTCCATCGGAGGCCCGGGCCTAAGCCGCAGCCAGCCCACTGTTTACATCTCTGCCAGCCCGCCCACCGCTGCTACTACCACCCCCTCTGACGAGGCCGTCATGGTCCCAACCGGCTCTCGCTCCCAGCCCAAGTTTTACATTACTGCTAATAACGATGACGGTGGAGGCAGAAATCCTCCAACCGTCTACATCTCTGCTCAACCTCCTCCGCACGGGTCGCAGGGGGCCCGGAATATGGGGGGCCAGGTGAGCATGGGCCCCGCCTAcatccaccaccacccacccaagTCCCGCGCGTCTATGGGAGGGGCAGGCACAGCCACCTCACCCAGGGTGGTGGTCACCCAGCCCAACACCAAGTACACTTTCAAAATCACAGTGTCCCCCAACAAGCCCCCAGCAGTGTCCCCTGGCGTCGTTTCCCCTACCTTTGAGGCCACCAACCTCCTCAGCCTCCCGTCAGACCACCATTTTGTGGAGCCAGAGCCCCATCATCTCTCAGACCCTCTGTCTGCATACAGGGAGAGGCCCAGCGAGCCACGCAGACTCAGCATGGGTTCAGATGACGCTGCATACACACAAG CCCTGTTGGTTCACCAGAAGGCCCGTATGGACCGGCTGTGGCATGAGCTGGAGTTAAAAAAGAGGACGCTGGAGAAGCTAAAAGAGGAGGTCAACGAGATGGAGAATGACCTGACTAGGAGACGGCTAGAACGATCCAACTCCCAGTCCCAAATCCCCTCG ATTGAGGAAATGCAGCAGTTACGATGCAAAAACAGGATACTGCAGATTGACATCGACCTTTTAACCAAAGAAATCGATCTTCAAACAAGAG GTCCCGTCCCACCCAAACCCAAAGGTACTTTACGTGTTG AGTCAGACCAGGAGGAAGACGAGGGTACGCAGTGGAGCTGCACTGCCTGCACCTTCCTCAACCACCCCGCCCTCAACCGCTGTGAACAGTGCGAGTTCCCACGGCACTTCTGA
- the LOC112217538 gene encoding TGF-beta-activated kinase 1 and MAP3K7-binding protein 2 isoform X4: MAQGSHQIDIRVLHDLRQKFPEVPEGVVSQCVLQNDNNLDACCEYLSQVSPGYLYSEGGNLSNNDDPSFIRLRNHMTQLNLGLQSQFQNVHAAPGRDGLRMNGSRTLSHSLSDGPLQTGQTPNSDFFQQEPQSAPVQAPSSLNVFAVMEPTRKPQPPQHLGLYQLGGKGQSMGHHGQQTPRFNPITVTLAPNIQTGRNTPTSLHIHGGPHTQSGLSSPQGNSIYIRPYVTQPGGTTRQSQQQQAGRAQYSPTSQPQQQIYQISHPTSLPGSRTGPSCQQHQHGSSHTSQHQSQGHQTSHVYMPISSPTNPQAPSILQAPSGGQASSSGASSSVMPSGMSSFSQYNIQNISTGPRKNQIEIKLESPQRSNSTTTTLRTSSSPRSNSSTSSSCPSSSSSVGAAPGTTTTPLSIGGPGLSRSQPTVYISASPPTAATTTPSDEAVMVPTGSRSQPKFYITANNDDGGGRNPPTVYISAQPPPHGSQGARNMGGQVSMGPAYIHHHPPKSRASMGGAGTATSPRVVVTQPNTKYTFKITVSPNKPPAVSPGVVSPTFEATNLLSLPSDHHFVEPEPHHLSDPLSAYRERPSEPRRLSMGSDDAAYTQALLVHQKARMDRLWHELELKKRTLEKLKEEVNEMENDLTRRRLERSNSQSQIPSIEEMQQLRCKNRILQIDIDLLTKEIDLQTRGPVPPKPKEPEGQGTDGRIFNVTSTLTMEPSSAPPPPAALPLESDQEEDEGTQWSCTACTFLNHPALNRCEQCEFPRHF; this comes from the exons ATGGCCCAGGGAAGCCACCAGATTGACATCCGGGTTTTGCACGACCTGCGCCAGAAGTTCCCTGAAGTTCCAGAGGGTGTTGTTtcccagtgtgttctgcag AACGACAACAATTTGGACGCCTGTTGTGAGTACCTGTCTCAGGTGAGCCCGGGGTACTTGTACAGCGAAGGAGGAAACCTCAGCAACAACGACGACCCCAGCTTCATCAGGCTCCGCAATCACATGACCCAGCTGAACCTGGGCCTGCAGTCTCAGTTTCAAAATGTGCATGCGGCCCCGGGACGGGACGGCCTGAGGATGAACGGCAGCAGGACTCTGTCCCACAGCCTGAGTGACGGGCCCCTCCAGACAGGACAGACCCCCAACAGTGACTTCTTCCAGCAGGAGCCCCAGTCAGCCCCTGTGCAGGCACCCTCCAGCCTCAATGTGTTTGCCGTGATGGAGCCCACACGCAAGCCCCAGCCGCCCCAGCACCTGGGACTCTACCAGCTGGGGGGCAAAGGGCAGTCCATGGGCCATCATGGCCAGCAGACGCCCCGCTTCAACCCCATCACCGTCACCCTGGCCCCCAACATCCAGACGGGACGTAACACCCCCACCTCTTTGCACATACACGGCGGGCCCCATACACAGTCTGGACTGAGCAGTCCACAGGGTAACTCTATCTACATCAGGCCTTATGTGACCCAGCCCGGCGGTACGACCCGGCAAAGCCAGCAGCAGCAGGCTGGCAGGGCCCAGTATAGCCCCACCTCCCAGCCCCAGCAGCAGATCTATCAGATCTCCCATCCCACCTCACTGCCTGGCTCCCGGACAGGCCCTTCCTGCCAGCAGCACCAGCACGGCTCCTCACATACCTCACAGCACCAGTCACAGGGCCACCAGACCTCCCATGTCTACATGCCCATCAGCTCCCCTACCAACCCACAGGCCCCCTCTATACTCCAGGCCCCCTCTGGAGGTCAGGCCTCCTCCTCTGGTGCCTCGTCCTCGGTCATGCCCTCTGGCATGTCCTCCTTCAGCCAGTACAACATCCAGAACATCTCCACCGGACCGCGCAAGAACCAGATAGAGATCAAACTTGAATCTCCTCAGAGGAGCAACTCCACCACGACCACACTGCGCACCAGCAGCAGCCCCCGCTCcaactcctccacctcctcctcctgcccgtcatcctcctcctctgtcgGGGCAGCCCCTGGCACCACCACTACCCCCCTGTCCATCGGAGGCCCGGGCCTAAGCCGCAGCCAGCCCACTGTTTACATCTCTGCCAGCCCGCCCACCGCTGCTACTACCACCCCCTCTGACGAGGCCGTCATGGTCCCAACCGGCTCTCGCTCCCAGCCCAAGTTTTACATTACTGCTAATAACGATGACGGTGGAGGCAGAAATCCTCCAACCGTCTACATCTCTGCTCAACCTCCTCCGCACGGGTCGCAGGGGGCCCGGAATATGGGGGGCCAGGTGAGCATGGGCCCCGCCTAcatccaccaccacccacccaagTCCCGCGCGTCTATGGGAGGGGCAGGCACAGCCACCTCACCCAGGGTGGTGGTCACCCAGCCCAACACCAAGTACACTTTCAAAATCACAGTGTCCCCCAACAAGCCCCCAGCAGTGTCCCCTGGCGTCGTTTCCCCTACCTTTGAGGCCACCAACCTCCTCAGCCTCCCGTCAGACCACCATTTTGTGGAGCCAGAGCCCCATCATCTCTCAGACCCTCTGTCTGCATACAGGGAGAGGCCCAGCGAGCCACGCAGACTCAGCATGGGTTCAGATGACGCTGCATACACACAAG CCCTGTTGGTTCACCAGAAGGCCCGTATGGACCGGCTGTGGCATGAGCTGGAGTTAAAAAAGAGGACGCTGGAGAAGCTAAAAGAGGAGGTCAACGAGATGGAGAATGACCTGACTAGGAGACGGCTAGAACGATCCAACTCCCAGTCCCAAATCCCCTCG ATTGAGGAAATGCAGCAGTTACGATGCAAAAACAGGATACTGCAGATTGACATCGACCTTTTAACCAAAGAAATCGATCTTCAAACAAGAG GTCCCGTCCCACCCAAACCCAAAG AGCCAGAGGGTCAGGGGACAGACGGAAGAATATTTAATGTCACCTCCACGCTAACCATGGAGCCCTCTtctgcccctcctcctcccgCTGCTCTCCCCCTGG AGTCAGACCAGGAGGAAGACGAGGGTACGCAGTGGAGCTGCACTGCCTGCACCTTCCTCAACCACCCCGCCCTCAACCGCTGTGAACAGTGCGAGTTCCCACGGCACTTCTGA
- the LOC112217538 gene encoding TGF-beta-activated kinase 1 and MAP3K7-binding protein 2 isoform X5 — MAQGSHQIDIRVLHDLRQKFPEVPEGVVSQCVLQNDNNLDACCEYLSQVSPGYLYSEGGNLSNNDDPSFIRLRNHMTQLNLGLQSQFQNVHAAPGRDGLRMNGSRTLSHSLSDGPLQTGQTPNSDFFQQEPQSAPVQAPSSLNVFAVMEPTRKPQPPQHLGLYQLGGKGQSMGHHGQQTPRFNPITVTLAPNIQTGRNTPTSLHIHGGPHTQSGLSSPQGNSIYIRPYVTQPGGTTRQSQQQQAGRAQYSPTSQPQQQIYQISHPTSLPGSRTGPSCQQHQHGSSHTSQHQSQGHQTSHVYMPISSPTNPQAPSILQAPSGGQASSSGASSSVMPSGMSSFSQYNIQNISTGPRKNQIEIKLESPQRSNSTTTTLRTSSSPRSNSSTSSSCPSSSSSVGAAPGTTTTPLSIGGPGLSRSQPTVYISASPPTAATTTPSDEAVMVPTGSRSQPKFYITANNDDGGGRNPPTVYISAQPPPHGSQGARNMGGQVSMGPAYIHHHPPKSRASMGGAGTATSPRVVVTQPNTKYTFKITVSPNKPPAVSPGVVSPTFEATNLLSLPSDHHFVEPEPHHLSDPLSAYRERPSEPRRLSMGSDDAAYTQALLVHQKARMDRLWHELELKKRTLEKLKEEVNEMENDLTRRRLERSNSQSQIPSIEEMQQLRCKNRILQIDIDLLTKEIDLQTRGPHFNPSAIHNFYDNIGFLGPVPPKPKGTLRVESDQEEDEGTQWSCTACTFLNHPALNRCEQCEFPRHF; from the exons ATGGCCCAGGGAAGCCACCAGATTGACATCCGGGTTTTGCACGACCTGCGCCAGAAGTTCCCTGAAGTTCCAGAGGGTGTTGTTtcccagtgtgttctgcag AACGACAACAATTTGGACGCCTGTTGTGAGTACCTGTCTCAGGTGAGCCCGGGGTACTTGTACAGCGAAGGAGGAAACCTCAGCAACAACGACGACCCCAGCTTCATCAGGCTCCGCAATCACATGACCCAGCTGAACCTGGGCCTGCAGTCTCAGTTTCAAAATGTGCATGCGGCCCCGGGACGGGACGGCCTGAGGATGAACGGCAGCAGGACTCTGTCCCACAGCCTGAGTGACGGGCCCCTCCAGACAGGACAGACCCCCAACAGTGACTTCTTCCAGCAGGAGCCCCAGTCAGCCCCTGTGCAGGCACCCTCCAGCCTCAATGTGTTTGCCGTGATGGAGCCCACACGCAAGCCCCAGCCGCCCCAGCACCTGGGACTCTACCAGCTGGGGGGCAAAGGGCAGTCCATGGGCCATCATGGCCAGCAGACGCCCCGCTTCAACCCCATCACCGTCACCCTGGCCCCCAACATCCAGACGGGACGTAACACCCCCACCTCTTTGCACATACACGGCGGGCCCCATACACAGTCTGGACTGAGCAGTCCACAGGGTAACTCTATCTACATCAGGCCTTATGTGACCCAGCCCGGCGGTACGACCCGGCAAAGCCAGCAGCAGCAGGCTGGCAGGGCCCAGTATAGCCCCACCTCCCAGCCCCAGCAGCAGATCTATCAGATCTCCCATCCCACCTCACTGCCTGGCTCCCGGACAGGCCCTTCCTGCCAGCAGCACCAGCACGGCTCCTCACATACCTCACAGCACCAGTCACAGGGCCACCAGACCTCCCATGTCTACATGCCCATCAGCTCCCCTACCAACCCACAGGCCCCCTCTATACTCCAGGCCCCCTCTGGAGGTCAGGCCTCCTCCTCTGGTGCCTCGTCCTCGGTCATGCCCTCTGGCATGTCCTCCTTCAGCCAGTACAACATCCAGAACATCTCCACCGGACCGCGCAAGAACCAGATAGAGATCAAACTTGAATCTCCTCAGAGGAGCAACTCCACCACGACCACACTGCGCACCAGCAGCAGCCCCCGCTCcaactcctccacctcctcctcctgcccgtcatcctcctcctctgtcgGGGCAGCCCCTGGCACCACCACTACCCCCCTGTCCATCGGAGGCCCGGGCCTAAGCCGCAGCCAGCCCACTGTTTACATCTCTGCCAGCCCGCCCACCGCTGCTACTACCACCCCCTCTGACGAGGCCGTCATGGTCCCAACCGGCTCTCGCTCCCAGCCCAAGTTTTACATTACTGCTAATAACGATGACGGTGGAGGCAGAAATCCTCCAACCGTCTACATCTCTGCTCAACCTCCTCCGCACGGGTCGCAGGGGGCCCGGAATATGGGGGGCCAGGTGAGCATGGGCCCCGCCTAcatccaccaccacccacccaagTCCCGCGCGTCTATGGGAGGGGCAGGCACAGCCACCTCACCCAGGGTGGTGGTCACCCAGCCCAACACCAAGTACACTTTCAAAATCACAGTGTCCCCCAACAAGCCCCCAGCAGTGTCCCCTGGCGTCGTTTCCCCTACCTTTGAGGCCACCAACCTCCTCAGCCTCCCGTCAGACCACCATTTTGTGGAGCCAGAGCCCCATCATCTCTCAGACCCTCTGTCTGCATACAGGGAGAGGCCCAGCGAGCCACGCAGACTCAGCATGGGTTCAGATGACGCTGCATACACACAAG CCCTGTTGGTTCACCAGAAGGCCCGTATGGACCGGCTGTGGCATGAGCTGGAGTTAAAAAAGAGGACGCTGGAGAAGCTAAAAGAGGAGGTCAACGAGATGGAGAATGACCTGACTAGGAGACGGCTAGAACGATCCAACTCCCAGTCCCAAATCCCCTCG ATTGAGGAAATGCAGCAGTTACGATGCAAAAACAGGATACTGCAGATTGACATCGACCTTTTAACCAAAGAAATCGATCTTCAAACAAGAG GACCCCACTTTAATCCCAGTGCAATTCATAACTTCTATGACAACATTGGATTCCTAGGTCCCGTCCCACCCAAACCCAAAGGTACTTTACGTGTTG AGTCAGACCAGGAGGAAGACGAGGGTACGCAGTGGAGCTGCACTGCCTGCACCTTCCTCAACCACCCCGCCCTCAACCGCTGTGAACAGTGCGAGTTCCCACGGCACTTCTGA